Within Sphingomonas piscis, the genomic segment CCGTTGCGATTGTTTCAATTGTGCCGGGCTGCGATGATGTGGAGCATTCCTGACGAAAGCAGCCCATGGTGACACCGCCGCTCGAGCCCTTGCTGCCCGCAATCGCGGTGCTGGACTATGTCGGCATCGCGGTATTCGCGATATCGGGCGCGCTGCTGGCGGCGGAGAAGAAGCTGACGTTGGTCACCTTCCTGTTCTTTGCGGTAGTGACGGGGGTGGGCGGCGGCACCGTGCGCGACGTGCTGATCGGCGCGCCGGTGTTCTGGATGCATGAGAACTGGATCCTGCTGATCTGTTTGGCCGCTGGGATGCTGGTGTGGGTGACGCCGCGCCGCTGGTGGGGCGGAGGCCTCGCGCTCGCCTGGTTCGATGCGGTGGGGCTGGCGGTTTATTCAACCTATGGCGCGGCCAAGGGGCTAGCATTCGGCGCTGCGCCCTTGCCGGCGTTCGGCATGGGCGTGATCACCGCCTGTGTCGGCGGGATCCTGCGCGATGTACTGGCGGGGGAGCCGTCGATCCTTCTTCGGCCGGAGCTGTATGTGACCGCCGGTGCGCTTGCGTCCGGGCTGATGGTGCTACTGACGGTGCTCGGCGTGCCGGAGGTGCCCGCGGGCGCCATCGCGGCACTGAGCGGCTTCGCGTTGCGCGCCGCGGCGATCGCGCGGGGATGGGCGCTGCCGGCCTATCGGCGCTAGGAGGCGGAGATGCGCTCCACAGTTGCGGTCTGGGCGATGCCGGGAACATCCACCTCGTCCCCCTCTTCGGCTCCCATCAGGGCGCGGCCGAGCGGAGAGGCGAAGGAGATGAGGCCGGCGGCGGGGTCTGCTTCGTCGTGGCCGACGATGGTCAGGGTGCGTTGCTTGCCCGACTGGTCGATCGTGACCCGGGTGCCGATCGCGACGGTGTCGCCGGCGGGCGCAGGGGCGATCTGGGCGGAGGCGAGGCGGGCGCGCCAGTAGCGGAGATCACGCTGCACCTTTTTGCGCTGCTCCTCATCGCTAGTGGCCGCGAGCTGGGCCTCCACCTCTGCGGTGCGCTGCTCAAGAAGTGAATAGCCGCGGGGCGTGACGATGTTGGGGCCGGGCGGGATCGGCAATTCGAACTTGGGTTCGAGATGCTCGTCATCGCTTTCCCGGCGGAAGGCGACGCTCATAGGGTGTTTGTCCGTTCCATGGGGCGACCTTGCGCCCTTTCGGCGCGTCCCGAAAGCTGAAGATTGCGGAGCCAGGCATTTTGTCGCGCGGGCGAAACCATCCGCATTTCAGGACGTTGGCGTTCGAAACAGAGGGACAAATCGGCATGCGTAAAATCGTCTGCGCGTCTGTAAGTGCGCTTGTGTTGTTGTCTGCCTGCAAGACCGACAATGCCGTGGTAGATGGCGTCAAAAGTGCGGGCTCCGCGGTTGCGGACGGGGTCGGCAATGTCACCACATCCCTCGTGAAGGTCGACCTGTCCAACGTGCTGAACGACTTGGCGCTGGACCTGAACGTCGACAAGTCGAACATCCCGATCAACGCGCAGATTCCCATCTCACTGGCCGCTAACGTATGCGGCATCTCCATCAACATCCTGTCGATCGGCGGCGGCGGCGAGAGCAAGGGCTGCACCGCGACGACCGCCTCCCCCGAGCTGGTGCAGGCGGTTCAGCAGCAACTGGCCGCCAACGGCGGTGTCGGCGGCGGCGCGCAGACCAACGGAGGGGCGACCAGCACCAGCGGAACGGTGAGCAATGGCGGAACCACTGCGCCGGTGACGAGCAATACGACCACCAGCGGCACCACGACGACAGGGACCACGACCGCTCCGCCGACCACCGCGGCCGGTACGACGCAGACGAACAGCACCAGCACTCCCCAGTAAACGCCTCGCTTTGGAGATTTTCATGACCTCAGTCCCATTCAAGCTTTCGTTGCTTGCCGCCGGTGTGGCCATGGCGCTCACTGCGTGCGAGTCTCAGTCCGGTGCGCCGGCCGCGGCAGGGGAAACGGCGGTCCCGGCGCCGGACGCTGGTTCCAGCACCACGTCGGGAACGACGACGCCTGGAACGACAACGGCGCCGCCGACGACCGCCGGCGGGACGACCCAGACCAACAGCACCAACACTCCCCAATAAACCAACGCGTTGGAGATCCCCATGACCTCAGTTCCGTTCAGGTTTTCCCTACTGGCTGCCGGTGCAGCGCTGGCGCTTGCCGCCTGCGACTCCCAATCCCGCGAGCCTTCCTCCGCCGGCGACACGGCGGTGTCGGCGCCGGATTCCGGGACGAGCACCGGCGGCGGCACGTCGACCGGCACCGGAACGTCGACAGGCACGGGGACGAGCAGCGGCGGCGGAACGAGCACTGGCGGTAGCACCGGAGGCGTGCCGGCGCTGGTCAGCGTCAACCTGCAGAATGTTCTCAACAACCTTTCGGTCGAACTGAACGTTAACCGCAACAACATCCCGGTCACCGCGCAGGTGCCGATCGATGTAGCGGCGAGCGTCTGCGGCGTGTCGGTCAGCGCACTGTCGGCAAGCATCGCCAGCGGAACGGCGAGCTGCACCGCGACAACCACTTCGGCGCAGCTCAACCAGGCGGTCCAGCAGCAGATCGCCTCCGGCGGCGACGTGACGGGCGGTCCGCAGACGATGGGAAGCACGCCGAGCAACTAAAACGAACCATATCGGTAAATTCTTGTTGACATCGTCACGCTGTTCGACTACCACTTAGGAACAGTGAAGAATTGCGAGTCGCCGGACGGGCGGCTCAGAAGGGCCGGGCAGCTTGAGTGCTGCGCCGGCCCTTTTGCTTGGAACAAGTCTTTCGAACGCCGCTGGATCTTAGACAGGCTCAGGACCGCGGCTCCTGAAGACGAAGGGCTAAAGGACATGGATGTGGCGAAGCGGGGATCGGCGGGGGCCGAGGGTGGCGCGCGGGCGCTGCAGCTAACGGATGGCAAGAAGCCGCAGATGCGTGCAGCGAACCAGTGCGGTTGGACCAAAGCAAAGGAAGCCGAATTTCTGGGTGCACTTGAGGAGACGTGCAACGTCACCGCAGCGGCGGCGGTCGCAAGTGTATCGGTCAGCTCCGCCTAT encodes:
- a CDS encoding trimeric intracellular cation channel family protein, with the protein product MVTPPLEPLLPAIAVLDYVGIAVFAISGALLAAEKKLTLVTFLFFAVVTGVGGGTVRDVLIGAPVFWMHENWILLICLAAGMLVWVTPRRWWGGGLALAWFDAVGLAVYSTYGAAKGLAFGAAPLPAFGMGVITACVGGILRDVLAGEPSILLRPELYVTAGALASGLMVLLTVLGVPEVPAGAIAALSGFALRAAAIARGWALPAYRR
- a CDS encoding GreA/GreB family elongation factor, with protein sequence MSVAFRRESDDEHLEPKFELPIPPGPNIVTPRGYSLLEQRTAEVEAQLAATSDEEQRKKVQRDLRYWRARLASAQIAPAPAGDTVAIGTRVTIDQSGKQRTLTIVGHDEADPAAGLISFASPLGRALMGAEEGDEVDVPGIAQTATVERISAS